The following are from one region of the Euleptes europaea isolate rEulEur1 chromosome 11, rEulEur1.hap1, whole genome shotgun sequence genome:
- the LOC130484112 gene encoding serine/threonine/tyrosine-interacting-like protein 1 isoform X3 produces MAGVELCEPIQLYNILNQARKASRLAERNYLCLIDARTKREYDESHLITAIRMKQDPSDVLPYPVEIVPGKLYMGNYIQACHQQIQKDLHIQAHVNVSEEVDTFFPDDSDQVLHISVPDSPEADMSPFFSDICHFIDSHTSHGAALVFSTLGISRCSTVVIAYLMHSCRLYLKNAWSYLQRCKSNIRPNRGFVQQLSEWEARLYMATITNISEPGY; encoded by the exons ATGGCGGGGGTGGAACTGTGCGAGCCCATCCAGCTGTATAACATCTTGAACCAGGCCAGGAAGGCGTCCAGACTGGCGGAGCGAAACTACTTATGTTTGATCGACGCGCGAACCAAGCGGGAGTATGACGAAAGCCATCTGATCACGGCCATAAGAATGAAACAGGATCCTTCTG ACGTCCTGCCCTACCCAGTAGAGATAGTGCCAGGTAAGCTGTACATGGGAAACTACATCCAAGCTTGTCACCAACAGATACAGAAGGATCTGCACATTCAAGCCCACGTCAATGTCTCTGAGGAGGTAGACACGTTCTTCCCTGATGACAGCGACCAAGTCCTTCACATTTCAGTCCCCGATTCTCCTGAGGCTGACATGTCACCCTTTTTTAGCGACATCTGCCACTTCATCGATAGCCATACAAGTCATGGTGCAGCCTTGGTTTTTTCCACCTTGGGCATAAGCAGATGCAGCACCGTTGTCATTGCCTATCTGATGCATTCATGCAGGCTGTACTTAAAGAATGCTTGGAGTTACCTCCAGAGGTGCAAAAGCAATATCCGGCCAAACCGGGGGTTTGTGCAACAGCTGTCTGAATGGGAGGCCCGGCTCTACATGGCAACCATCACCAATATCTCTGAACCAGGTTACTGA
- the LOC130484112 gene encoding serine/threonine/tyrosine-interacting-like protein 1 isoform X2 yields the protein MAGVELCEPIQLYNILNQARKASRLAERNYLCLIDARTKREYDESHLITAIRMKQDPSGSYIVPPSANLEYVRHCVVYDGTTNLLVEADEERNARFGCAMLCAMLLQRYTRFPVQVLRGGYECFTASYHFLQTQKIFWMPRELEDVLPYPVEIVPGKLYMGNYIQACHQQIQKDLHIQAHVNVSEEVDTFFPDDSDQVLHISVPDSPEADMSPFFSDICHFIDSHTSHGAALVFSTLGISRCSTVVIAYLMHSCRLYLKNAWSYLQRCKSNIRPNRGFVQQLSEWEARLYMATITNISEPGY from the exons ATGGCGGGGGTGGAACTGTGCGAGCCCATCCAGCTGTATAACATCTTGAACCAGGCCAGGAAGGCGTCCAGACTGGCGGAGCGAAACTACTTATGTTTGATCGACGCGCGAACCAAGCGGGAGTATGACGAAAGCCATCTGATCACGGCCATAAGAATGAAACAGGATCCTTCTGGCTCATACATCGTTCCTCCTTCTGCCAACCTTGAATACGTCAGACACTGTGTGGTGTACGATGGCACGACCAATTTATTGGTT GAAGCAGATGAAGAAAGAAACGCCAGGTTTGGGTGCGCCATGCTCTGCGCCATGCTCCTGCAGCGGTACACTCGCTTCCCTGTCCAAGTCCTGAGAGGGGGATATGAGTGCTTCACTGCCTCTTATCATTTCCTCCAGACCCAGAAGATTTTCTGGATGCCTCGGGAATTAGAAGACGTCCTGCCCTACCCAGTAGAGATAGTGCCAGGTAAGCTGTACATGGGAAACTACATCCAAGCTTGTCACCAACAGATACAGAAGGATCTGCACATTCAAGCCCACGTCAATGTCTCTGAGGAGGTAGACACGTTCTTCCCTGATGACAGCGACCAAGTCCTTCACATTTCAGTCCCCGATTCTCCTGAGGCTGACATGTCACCCTTTTTTAGCGACATCTGCCACTTCATCGATAGCCATACAAGTCATGGTGCAGCCTTGGTTTTTTCCACCTTGGGCATAAGCAGATGCAGCACCGTTGTCATTGCCTATCTGATGCATTCATGCAGGCTGTACTTAAAGAATGCTTGGAGTTACCTCCAGAGGTGCAAAAGCAATATCCGGCCAAACCGGGGGTTTGTGCAACAGCTGTCTGAATGGGAGGCCCGGCTCTACATGGCAACCATCACCAATATCTCTGAACCAGGTTACTGA
- the LOC130484112 gene encoding serine/threonine/tyrosine-interacting-like protein 1 isoform X1 encodes MAGVELCEPIQLYNILNQARKASRLAERNYLCLIDARTKREYDESHLITAIRMKQDPSGSYIVPPSANLEYVRHCVVYDGTTNLLVVGDEMDDAAQEADEERNARFGCAMLCAMLLQRYTRFPVQVLRGGYECFTASYHFLQTQKIFWMPRELEDVLPYPVEIVPGKLYMGNYIQACHQQIQKDLHIQAHVNVSEEVDTFFPDDSDQVLHISVPDSPEADMSPFFSDICHFIDSHTSHGAALVFSTLGISRCSTVVIAYLMHSCRLYLKNAWSYLQRCKSNIRPNRGFVQQLSEWEARLYMATITNISEPGY; translated from the coding sequence ATGGCGGGGGTGGAACTGTGCGAGCCCATCCAGCTGTATAACATCTTGAACCAGGCCAGGAAGGCGTCCAGACTGGCGGAGCGAAACTACTTATGTTTGATCGACGCGCGAACCAAGCGGGAGTATGACGAAAGCCATCTGATCACGGCCATAAGAATGAAACAGGATCCTTCTGGCTCATACATCGTTCCTCCTTCTGCCAACCTTGAATACGTCAGACACTGTGTGGTGTACGATGGCACGACCAATTTATTGGTTGTTGGTGATGAGATGGATGACGCTGCGCAGGAAGCAGATGAAGAAAGAAACGCCAGGTTTGGGTGCGCCATGCTCTGCGCCATGCTCCTGCAGCGGTACACTCGCTTCCCTGTCCAAGTCCTGAGAGGGGGATATGAGTGCTTCACTGCCTCTTATCATTTCCTCCAGACCCAGAAGATTTTCTGGATGCCTCGGGAATTAGAAGACGTCCTGCCCTACCCAGTAGAGATAGTGCCAGGTAAGCTGTACATGGGAAACTACATCCAAGCTTGTCACCAACAGATACAGAAGGATCTGCACATTCAAGCCCACGTCAATGTCTCTGAGGAGGTAGACACGTTCTTCCCTGATGACAGCGACCAAGTCCTTCACATTTCAGTCCCCGATTCTCCTGAGGCTGACATGTCACCCTTTTTTAGCGACATCTGCCACTTCATCGATAGCCATACAAGTCATGGTGCAGCCTTGGTTTTTTCCACCTTGGGCATAAGCAGATGCAGCACCGTTGTCATTGCCTATCTGATGCATTCATGCAGGCTGTACTTAAAGAATGCTTGGAGTTACCTCCAGAGGTGCAAAAGCAATATCCGGCCAAACCGGGGGTTTGTGCAACAGCTGTCTGAATGGGAGGCCCGGCTCTACATGGCAACCATCACCAATATCTCTGAACCAGGTTACTGA